The Populus alba chromosome 4, ASM523922v2, whole genome shotgun sequence genome contains a region encoding:
- the LOC118033079 gene encoding uncharacterized protein, which produces MEDTTWEQRLQALTHLLTSPTTTPPLYSQFFISTQIPCYLKWDYPPILCTKDTKTFPSLLLRWGFSLFLRRASRLGCPETSWRSKCPYQQPPPLILAKGLEEAQWGDEQRREYVRKRLRRKKLVSNVNPFIPILVPNLLLFSLMLWNPFPDLDS; this is translated from the coding sequence ATGGAAGACACGACATGGGAGCAGAGACTTCAAGCCCTCACCCATCTTCTAACCAGCCCCACAACCACACCACCTCTCTACTCTCAGTTCTTCATCTCTACACAGATCCCATGCTATCTCAAATGGGACTATCCACCCATCCTCTGCACCAAAGACACCAAGACCTTCCCTTCTCTCCTTCTAAGGTGGggattctctctctttctcagaAGAGCCTCCAGATTAGGATGTCCTGAAACTTCTTGGAGGTCCAAGTGCCCATACCAACAGCCTCCACCATTAATTCTTGCAAAGGGATTAGAGGAAGCACAGTGGGGCGATGAACAAAGAAGAGAGTATGTTAGAAAGAGGCTTAGAAGGAAAAAACTTGTTAGTAACGTTAACCCTTTCATTCCTATTTTAGTTCCCAATCTTTTACTGTTTTCACTTATGCTGTGGAACCCATTTCCTGATCTTGATTCTTGA
- the LOC118033081 gene encoding uncharacterized protein encodes MEAVYYYYYYLLPFVFPAILSAVLGLSSQDHQNQLYEAKLRITQSESRLEEITQNINDRDRYLERCEDLIGELDHKLNHLQSVFSHLKVADDKIKDLEEEVRVLWATLRKNNFDIHVLESKAREAEDRLQMVTSQVEKMEDIVSERWIQIQQFEQALQLKEIRLKAQRQASTPRWTFLKFFSYLSGEYLPNAHGLLSSHFSEESALRAYVSQAFSWLKRFYAIVKESHHELQVFVKQEMERHEFTACLANKEIVFFVASALITFPVLSAWILLSSQLC; translated from the exons ATGGAAgctgtttattattattattattatctactaCCCTTTGTATTTCCAGCCATTTTGTCAGCTGTGCTGGGTCTCTCATCTCAAGATCACCAAAACCAGCTCTACGAGGCCAAGCTCAGAATCACTCAATCAg AATCTCGTCTTGAGGAAATCACTCAAAATATAAACGACAGAGACCGTTATTTGGAGAGATGTGAGGATCTAATTGGAGAACTAGACCACAAATTAAACCATCTGCAATCTGTTTTCTCACATTTAAAG gtTGCTGATGACAAGATTAAAGACCTAGAAGAAGAG GTTAGGGTTTTGTGGGCTACTTTGAGAAAGAACAATTTTGATATTCATGTCTTGGAATCGAAAGCCCGGGAAGCTGAGGATAGATTGCAAATGGTAACTTCGCAAGTTGAGAAG ATGGAAGATATAGTATCAGAACGTTGGATCCAAATTCAACAGTTTGAGCAGGCTCTTCAACTTAAAGAA ATTAGATTGAAGGCTCAAAGACAAGCAAGCACTCCAAGATGGACTTTTTTAAAG TTTTTCAGTTACCTTTCTGGTGAATATCTTCCAAATGCTCATGGGTTGTTGAGTTCACATTTCAGTGAAGAGTCTGCCTTGAGAGCTTACGTATCTCAAGCCTTCTCCTGGCTAAAAAGATTCTATGCAATAGTAAAAGAGTCCCACCATGAG TTGCAAGTTTTCGTCAAGCAGGAAATGGAAAGACATGAGTTCACAGCCTGTCTTGCTAACAAGGAAATAGTATTTTTCGTG GCTTCTGCGTTAATCACCTTCCCTGTATTGAGTGCTTGGATATTGCTCTCATCACAGCTGTGCTAG
- the LOC118033082 gene encoding protein E6, whose protein sequence is MAPSPRLISFLFLLTIFSKQIHARESQFFSKVSATTATPSTTTINNNNVQDKTLPSKQEESFNKQELDPAFIPDTQNGYGLYGQESSRFPTTTKLANAPYTTTTYQPYKTQTQTQETYTNYPTDSTTTTTNNHYNNNGYEEQQQNFGETSLQGSEYTNMGNQNNNKYYNGANSYNNKYYNGANSYTNDEKQGMSDTRYLANGKYYYDLNNENSNYYRNQYQQNSRNNYNTRGYYNNNNNNNDENSKYEYNNNSMQKYDNQDDFEESQEEQYVP, encoded by the coding sequence ATGGCTCCCTCTCCAAGACtcatttcctttctctttctcttaacCATTTTCTCAAAGCAAATTCATGCTAGAGAGAGCCAGTTCTTTAGCAAAGTCAGTGCCACCACCGCTACTCCCTCCACTACCACcatcaacaacaataatgtTCAAGATAAAACACTCCCCAGCAAACAAGAAGAAAGCTTTAACAAGCAAGAACTGGATCCAGCCTTTATCCCAGACACCCAAAATGGCTATGGTCTATATGGTCAAGAATCCTCCCGGTTCCCCACCACTACTAAACTAGCAAATGCACCCTACACCACAACCACTTACCAGCCATACAAAACCCAGACCCAAACCCAAGAAACCTACACCAATTATCCAACTgactccaccaccaccaccaccaataaCCACTACAACAACAATGGTTATGAGGAGCAGCAACAAAACTTTGGTGAAACAAGCCTTCAAGGAAGTGAATACACCAACATGGGGAACCAGAACAACAACAAGTACTACAATGGTGCCAATAGCTACAACAACAAGTACTACAACGGGGCCAATAGCTACACCAACGATGAGAAGCAAGGCATGAGTGACACAAGGTACTTGGCAAATGGAAAGTACTACTATGACCTCAATAATGAGAACAGTAACTACTACCGAAATCAGTACCAGCAGAACTCAAGAAACAACTACAATACCAGAGGttattacaacaacaacaacaacaacaacgacgAGAACTCCAAGTACGAGTACAACAATAACTCCATGCAAAAGTACGACAACCAGGATGATTTCGAAGAGAGCCAGGAAGAGCAGTATGTGCCATGA
- the LOC118033030 gene encoding uncharacterized protein, translating into MSAISVPLYQSRLTFPSTTAAASPSSAFFVSTNKLSFSKALLHVTSHITSRTLASTNQSLSTTTTATTIEISNNDPSDPHTTAIVIRARNRIGLLQVITRVFKILGLRIEKATVEFDEGGGGGGECFIKTFYVSDSHGNRIEDDQSLEKIKKALFDAIDGGAGEVKVGSSSSTGKGVVVRRSGGLRGGETRVGVERMFGLMDRFLKSDPSSLQKDILDHVEYTVARSRFSFDDFEAYQALAHSVRDRLIERWHDTQLHFKKKDPKRIYFLSMEFLMGRSLSNSAINLGIRDQYADALKELGFEFEVLAEQEGDAALGNGGLARLSACQMDSLATMDYPAWGYGLRYQYGLFRQVILDGYQHEQPDYWLNFGNPWEIERVHVTYPVKFYGTVEDENFNGGKRKVWLPGETVEAVAYDNPIPGHGTRNTITLRLWAAKPSDQIDMESYNTGDYINAVVNRQRAETISSVLYPDDRSYQGKELRLKQQYFFVSASLQDIIRRFKDSHSNFDDFPEKVALQLNDTHPSFAIAEVMRVLVDEEHLDWNRAWDIVCKIFSFTTHTVLPEGLEKVPVDLLESLLPRHLQIIYDINFDYIEELKKRIGLDYDRLSRMSIVEDGAIKSIRMANLAIVCSHTVNGVSRVHSELLKTRVFKDFYELWPHKFDYKTNGVTQRRWIVVSNPSLSALISKWLGTEAWIRDVDLLAGLQEQAANADLHEEWRMVRKVNKMRLAEYIEAMSGVKVSVSAMFDVQIKRIHEYKRQLLNVLGIIHRYDCIKNMEKSDRTKVVPRVCIIGGKAAPGYEIARKIIKLCNAVAEKINNDPDVGDLLKLVFIPDYNVSVAELVIPGADLSQHISTAGHEASGTGSMKFLMNGCLLLATEDGSTVEIMEEIGKDNMFLFGAKMHEVPALREKGPTLKVPLQFARVVRMVRDGYFGFQDYFESLCDKVEGGNDFYLLGYDFQSYLEAQAAADKAFVDQEKWTRMSILSTAGSGRFSSDRTIEEYAEKTWGIEPCRCPF; encoded by the exons atgtCTGCAATTTCAGTCCCTCTTTATCAATCAAGACTCACATTTCCATCAACAACCGCCGCTGCCTCTCCTTCCTCTGCTTTTTTTGTTTCCACTAACAAACTCTCCTTTTCCAAGGCACTCCTCCATGTTACCTCCCATATTACTTCCCGCACACTCGCTTCCACCAATCAGTCgctctccaccaccaccaccgccaccaccaTCGAAATCAGCAACAACGACCCCTCCGATCCTCACACTACCGCAATTGTAATCCGCGCTCGCAATCGAATCGGTCTCCTCCAAGTAATCACGCGCGTCTTCAAAATCCTCGGCCTACGTATCGAAAAAGCCACCGTCGAATTCGATGAAGGCGGCGGCGGAGGAGGAGAGTGCTTTATCAAGACGTTTTATGTCTCTGATTCACATGGTAACCGAATTGAGGATGATCAAAGTTTGGAGAAGATTAAGAAAGCGTTGTTTGATGCGATTGATGGTGGAGCTGGAGAGGTCAAGGTGGGGTCTAGTAGTAGTACAGGGAAAGGAGTAGTGGTTAGGAGAAGTGGTGGATTAAGAGGAGGAGAGACGAGAGTGGGAGTGGAGAGGATGTTTGGGTTAATGGATCGGTTTTTGAAATCCGACCCGAGTAGTTTACAAAAAGACATCTTGGATCATGTTGAATATACTGTTGCTAGGTCAAGGTTtagttttgatgattttgaagcttatcag GCTTTAGCGCATAGTGTAAGGGATCGGTTGATTGAAAGATGGCATGATACACAACTACATTTCAAGAAGAAAGATCCTAAGCGCATATACTTCTTGTCGATGGAGTTTCTTATGG GACGTTCCTTGTCAAATAGTGCCATCAACCTTGGCATCCGGGACCAGTATGCAGATGCTTTAAAAGAGCTCGGTTTTGAGTTTGAAGTTTTGGCAGAGCAG GAAGGAGATGCTGCTCTGGGTAATGGTGGTCTTGCTCGTCTTTCAGCATGTCAAATGGATTCTCTAGCAACAATGGACTATCCTGCATGGGG TTATGGACTGCGCTATCAATATGGGCTGTTTCGCCAGGTCATACTGGATGGCTATCAACATGAGCAGCCTGATTATTGGTTGAATTTTGGAAATCCTTGGGAGATAGAACGAGTTCATGTAACTTATCCTGTGAAG TTCTATGGGACTGTGGAAGATGAAAATTTCAATGGAGGAAAACGTAAAGTTTGGCTCCCTGGAGAAACG GTTGAAGCTGTAGCTTATGACAATCCAATACCTGGTCATGGAACAAGGAATACTATTACTCTCCGCCTCTGGGCTGCTAAACCAAGTGATCAAATTGATATG GAGTCTTATAATACCGGAGACTATATTAATGCTGTTGTCAATAGACAGAGGGCTGAAACTATAAGTAGTGTTCTATACCCTGATGACCGTTCGTATCAG GGGAAGGAACTACGgttaaaacaacaatatttcTTTGTCTCAGCATCATTGCAAGACATCATTCGGAGGTTCAAGGATTCTCACAGTAACTTTGATGACTTTCCTGAGAAG GTTGCTCTACAGCTGAATGATACTCACCCTTCTTTTGCAATAGCTGAGGTTATGAGAGTGCTTGTTGATGAAGAGCACTTGGATTGGAATAGAGCATGGGACATTGTGTGCaagattttttctttcacaACTCATACAGTATTACCTGAAGGACTGGAAAAGGTCCCTGTTGATCTGCTGGAAAGTCTTCTACCACGCCATTTACAA attatatacgatataaattttgattacaTTGAAGAGCTGAAGAAGAGAATTGGTTTGGATTATGATCGACTTTCTAGGATGTCAATCGTTGAAGATGGTGCTATTAAG AGTATTCGAATGGCAAACCTAGCAATTGTTTGCTCTCATACTGTGAATGGAGTTTCTAGAGTGCATTCAGAATTACTAAAAACAAGAGTATTCAAG GACTTCTATGAGCTGTGGCCTCATAAATTTGATTACAAGACAAATGGAGTAACACAG CGTCGCTGGATTGTTGTGAGCAATCCAAGTTTAAGTGCTCTTATCTCAAAGTGGCTTGGAACAGAAGCTTGGATCCGTGATGTGGACTTATTAGCTGGTTTGCAAGAACAAGCAGCCAATGCAGATCTACATGAAGAATGGAGGATG GTTAGGAAGGTTAACAAAATGAGACTTGCAGAGTACATTGAAGCAATGAGTGGGGTCAAG GTCAGTGTAAGTGCAATGTTTGATGTGCAGATAAAGCGAATACACGAGTATAAAAGACAGTTACTCAATGTACTTGGCATCATCCATCGATATGACTGTATAAAG AATATGGAGAAGAGTGACAGGACAAAGGTTGTCCCCCGTGTCTGCATAATTGGAGGGAAAGCTGCTCCTGGTTATGAAATTGCCAGGAAGATCATCAAACTCTGTAATGCTGTAGcagaaaaaattaacaatgatCCTGATGTTGGTGATCTTTTGAAGTTG GTTTTTATACCTGATTACAATGTCTCTGTTGCTGAGTTAGTAATACCAGGGGCTGACCTTTCGCAGCACATAAG CACTGCAGGGCATGAGGCATCAGGTACTGGCAGCATGAAATTTTTGATGAATGGATGTTTACTTCTAGCCACAGAAGATGGTTCTACAGTTGAAATTATGGAAGAAATAGGGAAAGATAACATG TTTTTATTTGGTGCAAAAATGCATGAAGTACCAGCTTTGCGCGAGAAAGGACCTACCCTTAAAGTGCCTCTTCAATTTGCTCGTGTTGTAAG GATGGTTCGAGATGGCTATTTTGGCTTCCAAGACTATTTTGAATCCTTATGTGACAAGGTGGAGGGTGGCAATGACTTTTACCTTCTTGGTTACGACTTCCAGAGCTATCTAGAGGCACAG GCTGCTGCTGATAAAGCATTTGTTGATCAAGAGAAGTGGACTCGGATGAGCATCCTGAGCACTGCTGGGTCTGGAAGATTTAGCAGTGATAGAACAATTGAAGAATATGCGGAGAAGACTTGGGGAATCGAACCCTGCAGATGTCCATTCTAA